In Oryza sativa Japonica Group chromosome 1, ASM3414082v1, the genomic stretch TTCACTGATCTGCCCATGTCACGATTTCCTTTCGTATTACACGCCAATGTTGACTCAGAAAATATAGGATATATATACGTCACGTTAGTACTACTTCTAATCACGGTTCATGTTAAACTATGCTTGAATGGGTGCATGCATGCTTTTTTTTCAGTACAGTTTTTGTCCCCACGCCTGTCCTTTTCTAATAAAATCAGCCGGATCTTAGACCGttgaagttttcaaatttgcatCCAATAAAAATGTGAATCCAATGAAGGTTATGTTTGGCAAGAGCTAGAGTCAGCCAAAACGTTTTAATTTCATCTAAAATGTGAGTGAAGCTGGTGGAACATTCTCACAAAATGAATTAGAGATATACTTTAGACCCAGAATGGTAAATTTAAGAGTTGAGACTCTAACAAATACTAAGCCCTAAAGAACGACCTCTTATTGGGCCCACTTATGGGCCTCCAAGCAAGGCTACACATCAGCGGGCCCATACTTTTCTAGGCCGTCAAATCGGGCCGTCACTAGTGTTGGTAATGGGCCCTTGGAACCAGAACCGAGCATGGAGCACCCACGCGCCGACGCTGAGCAGCAACACGCCGCCGACGGCCACCGGAGTGTAGTTGAACGTCTCCTTATTGGCGACCGGGTACGCCACCGGCAGCGAGAAGAGCACCGTGACGGTGGCCACCCACACCACACCCACCCAGCCGACGAGAACCCCGTACTTTCCGAGGTTGAACGGCCCTGGCACGAACGATCTCCGCGCCGTCGTCACGCGGAAAAACACAGGCAGCGCGTACGCGATGTACATCCCCAGCGTCGCGATCGAGCCCAACGCCTGGAACGCCACCTGGCTCCCCAGCGACTGccaaaaaaacaacaaaattagCGCACCGTGTCAGAGCAGCGCACGCAGGAGGAACAGAAGCAGCAACGCGTGCAACTCGGAATATAATAATTCACCGTGAGAGCCATGAAGAaggccacggcgacggcgagccagaCGACGTTGAGAGGCACCTCGTGCTTGTTCACCCTGTACCACACGCGCGACAACGGCATCGCGCCATCCCTGGAGAAAGCATACGCCATCCTACAGAAACCCGACATGTAAATCACCAACTCGACACGATGATTCGATGAACAGCTAGCTGTGGAATCATCAGATCGATCGACGCGATGTGAGCCCGTCACCTTGAGTTGCTGGTGACGCACGCGATGCCGCAGAGgaagatggcgacggcgacagctcCCAGGCAGGCGATCCCGCCAGCGCCGCTGCCGAACCTCCGGTGGAAGGCGGTGTACAGAGCTTGCGCGATGGCGTAGCCGCCGGCGTCGTTGCCGGGGCTGAGCAGGTACGGGATGTCCGTCACGGCAGTCGTCAGAGCCAACAGGTAGATCCACCCGAACACCGTCGCGCAAACAACCGACGTGATGATCCCAATTGGCCCGCTCCGATCTGCATTCTTTGTCTCCTCAACCTGCATACACGCATCATCAGCTCGTCACTGTGACACTGTGTTCTATCCATATTCAGTTATGCTCATTCAGATATCTGCAGCCTGACAGGAGTAGAGGACTCGTTTACCATGTGAGCGGATGTATCGTAGCCGAGCACGGAGTACTGGCTCATCAGCAATCCCACGGCTAGGATGTAAGCCTTGCTATGGATCCCCATGCCGTTGTCCGTGTTGAGATGGGTAAACACGAACTCAACACTTGGCCTGTCCTTTGCTACTGCCGGGATCAGGATCACCAGAACAAAGACACCTATCATTGTTGATTGTTCAGACAGATAAATTTCGTTCAGGGTTCAATATTCAGACTTCAGATGCCAAGAACCACAATTCATAAGGACTGGTGATTATTGCCTCCATGTGTACCATGCACCTGCAGCATTCCAGATGGCCCCGATTTGGCCAAACAGAGATAGCCACTGGATAGGGAGGCTGTTGATGACGCCATGAAGGATTAGGATGACGGCGCAAATCACCAACACGACATACTTTGAAGCCATGTAGCCGCCGCCATTGGCTCCTCCCGTGCTAAGCAAGATGATCACCTGTAGCAGCTGCGCCAGCGAGAAGTCTACGCTCGCAATAGCTGCCCACTGCCACAACAGTTGAAGACAAGGACAGGGCAACAATGCAaatttttttctcgaaaaatGAAGTTATAAGCTGGAGCTAAAAACAGTATCTAGATCCACCAGACAATGGTAGTATACCTGTCCAACGATATTGAACCTGTCGAACACACAacacaataacaaattcagGCTCGCAAATTAAGTTGAACAACAGCATACATGCATAATCCACAGCAACAAATATTCAAAATAGTAATGATCAAACATAATCTTCAAGAAGGCACCATCTCAAgacaacaattttttttcaaggatATCAAGAAAACAATTGCACCTAACCATTTTGGATTAGTTCCAGTGCATAAAGACAGGGGAAATTGATGCAGACTAGCTCATACATGTCTCACGTACCAGCCAGTGACCCAAGAAGCCAGGGACGCCCATTCCTTGCCGGCCAGCTTGGCGCTCCAGTAGTAGAGGCCACCGGAGGTCGGGTACGCCGAGCAAATCTCGGCCATGGACAGGGCGACGCAGCCGTTGAACAGCGCCACCACCAGCCACCCCAGCGTCATCGACACCGGCCCGCCGTAGCGCAGCCCCGTGTTGTAGGTCGCCGTGACGCCCGTCAGCACCGAGATGTTGGCGAACGAGAAGGCGAAATTCGACAGGGTcctgtgtgtatatatatccaGATGAATCGATCAAGATGGTCTTAGTTTTGAAAAGAATGAACTAATTAGCACGGTGAATGCATGCTAAGTCTGAATAAACTGAAACTTGTTGTGTGCATACGAGAGGCCACGCTTGAGCTCCTGCTTGTAGCCGAGCTGGAGAAGCCGGAGGCTGTCCGGGTCGTCGGCGGCCTGATCGCCGGCGGCCATCGCTAATTGGACGGAGCGAGACATGGCCGTGGATCAGTTCTCTATCTCCTGTAGGCTGTTTCCTGGGAGGCTAGCTATTTTTGACGCTATCACCTCCATAGCTCACTAATCCTGCAGAGTATAGTTTACATGCTCGCTGTACTAGTCAACTTCCCAAAAAAGAAATGTCCAAGTACGTACCTCTCTCTTATATATAATTCATAATCAACGAAATGGTTGGAAATTTTGTATACCACTGATGATTGATTGATACGCTTATGTCACGATTTTCCTGTAGTATTGCCAACTACCGTTGACTAACTGAAGGATAAGATGCAATATATCGCTGTATACCTTAtgcgttccaaaaaaaaaactgtatacCTTAGGACTTTTGGTTCATGTTTAAACTATGCTTGAATTATTGCACGCATGCTGCTTTTTTAGTATAGTTCTGTACCTCATGCCTGTCTTTTTCTAACATAATCAGCCGAATCGTAGACCGTTGAATTTCCATCCAAGGACATGGGAATACGAATCAAAATAAAGAACGGCCTCTTACTGGGCCGCCCAACAAGGCTACATGTACGTGGGCTTCCTTGTCAGCCGTAGAACTCCATGGGCCGTAGCACACATGCATCGGCCCATACAGTTATGGGCCGTCACAGCGGGCCGTCATTAGTGTTAGTAATGGGCCCTTGGAACCAGAAGCGGGCACGGAGAGCCCACGCGCCGACGGTGAGCAGCAGCACGCCGCCGACGGCCACCGGCGTGTAGTTGAACGTCTCCTCCGCCACCGGGTACGCCACCGGCAGCGAGAAGAGCACGGTGACGGCGGCCACCCAGAGCACGGCGGCCCAGCCGACGACGATCCCGTACTTGCCAAGGTGAAACGGCCCCGGAACGAAGGATcccctcgccgtcgtcacccGGAAGAAGATCGGCAGCGCGTAGGAGATGCAGAGCCCTATCGTCGCGATGGACACCATTGCTTGGAATGCCACCTGGCTTCCCAGCGACTGTCATAAAAATAAAGCATAATTCTGGTTATTCTGAACTGAGAATCAAGCATGAAAATTAATCAGCAGTGGTACGAATTAACTCACTGTCAGAGCCATGATGAACGCCACCACCACAGAGAGCCATACGGCGTTTATAGGCACCTCTTGCTTGTTCACTCGGTGCCAGACTTTCGAGAACGGCATTGCTCCGTCCCTGGAGAACGCATACGCCATCCTGCATGCAGTGGCTAATTAACCTAGGAAATTATCAACATGTAcgtagctaattaagctaagctAAATTCCTGAACACGtcagctgatcgatcgatctgaccTCGAGTTGCTAGTGATGCAGGCGAGGCCGCAGAGGAAgacggcgacagcgacgacTCCCAAGCAGAGGATCCCTCCCAGGCCGCTGCCGTATCTCCGGTGGAAAGTGGTGTAGAAAGCTTGAGCAACCGCGTTGCCGCCGGCGTCGTTGTCGGGGCTCAACAGGTAGGGAATGTCCGTCACCGCCGACGTGAGTGACACTATGTAGATCCACCCGAACACGGTCGAGAGAGCAACCGAGGTTACGATCCCGATCGGGCCACTCCAATCTGCATTCTTCGTTTCCTCTGTCTGATGCATAGAATGATATACTGTCAGAGTGTCAGTAGTATTTGCAGTTTAGATATGGACTACTGTGTCTAGGGGCGAAATCGCAACGTACCATATGAGCAGATGTGTCGTAGCCGGCCATCGCGTACTGGCTCATCAACAACCCGATGAGTAAAATGTAAGCCTTGTCGCGTATCCCCATGCCGTTTTCTGTGTTGAAGTGAGTGAAAATGAACTCAACGCTCGCCCTTTCCGTGGCGACAGCCGGGATCAAGGCCACCAGCACAAAGACACCTAGCAAACGAAGAACAATAGAGTGATGATGGAATCGATGGTGACTTAATAAGGAGATCGATTgcaagaggaggaaaaaaaaataatttcattacCTGCCGCATTCCAAAAAGCTCCAAGCTGGCCGAACCAAGAGAGGCACTGGATCGGGAGGC encodes the following:
- the LOC4325822 gene encoding amino-acid permease BAT1 homolog isoform X2, yielding MSRSVQLAMAAGDQAADDPDSLRLLQLGYKQELKRGLSTLSNFAFSFANISVLTGVTATYNTGLRYGGPVSMTLGWLVVALFNGCVALSMAEICSAYPTSGGLYYWSAKLAGKEWASLASWVTGWYVRHWAAIASVDFSLAQLLQVIILLSTGGANGGGYMASKYVVLVICAVILILHGVINSLPIQWLSLFGQIGAIWNAAGVFVLVILIPAVAKDRPSVEFVFTHLNTDNGMGIHSKAYILAVGLLMSQYSVLGYDTSAHMVEETKNADRSGPIGIITSVVCATVFGWIYLLALTTAVTDIPYLLSPGNDAGGYAIAQALYTAFHRRFGSGAGGIACLGAVAVAIFLCGIACVTSNSRMAYAFSRDGAMPLSRVWYRVNKHEVPLNVVWLAVAVAFFMALTSLGSQVAFQALGSIATLGMYIAYALPVFFRVTTARRSFVPGPFNLGKYGVLVGWVGVVWVATVTVLFSLPVAYPVANKETFNYTPVAVGGVLLLSVGAWVLHARFWFQGPITNTSDGPI
- the LOC4325822 gene encoding amino-acid permease BAT1 homolog isoform X1 → MSRSVQLAMAAGDQAADDPDSLRLLQLGYKQELKRGLSTLSNFAFSFANISVLTGVTATYNTGLRYGGPVSMTLGWLVVALFNGCVALSMAEICSAYPTSGGLYYWSAKLAGKEWASLASWVTGWFNIVGQWAAIASVDFSLAQLLQVIILLSTGGANGGGYMASKYVVLVICAVILILHGVINSLPIQWLSLFGQIGAIWNAAGVFVLVILIPAVAKDRPSVEFVFTHLNTDNGMGIHSKAYILAVGLLMSQYSVLGYDTSAHMVEETKNADRSGPIGIITSVVCATVFGWIYLLALTTAVTDIPYLLSPGNDAGGYAIAQALYTAFHRRFGSGAGGIACLGAVAVAIFLCGIACVTSNSRMAYAFSRDGAMPLSRVWYRVNKHEVPLNVVWLAVAVAFFMALTSLGSQVAFQALGSIATLGMYIAYALPVFFRVTTARRSFVPGPFNLGKYGVLVGWVGVVWVATVTVLFSLPVAYPVANKETFNYTPVAVGGVLLLSVGAWVLHARFWFQGPITNTSDGPI
- the LOC4325823 gene encoding amino-acid permease BAT1 homolog isoform X1, whose amino-acid sequence is MALSRSVEVAVPADPAGDGDRDKIRLRQLGYKQELKRGLSVLSNFAFSFSIISVMAGVTTTYSTGLRYGGPVSMTLGWLVVSAFNGCMALSMAEICSAYPTSGGLYYWSAKLAGNDWAPFASWITGWFNITGQWAATTSVDFALAQLVQVIVLLSTGGANGGGYMASNYVVLAIYGAMLVIHGAINSLPIQCLSWFGQLGAFWNAAGVFVLVALIPAVATERASVEFIFTHFNTENGMGIRDKAYILLIGLLMSQYAMAGYDTSAHMTEETKNADWSGPIGIVTSVALSTVFGWIYIVSLTSAVTDIPYLLSPDNDAGGNAVAQAFYTTFHRRYGSGLGGILCLGVVAVAVFLCGLACITSNSRMAYAFSRDGAMPFSKVWHRVNKQEVPINAVWLSVVVAFIMALTSLGSQVAFQAMVSIATIGLCISYALPIFFRVTTARGSFVPGPFHLGKYGIVVGWAAVLWVAAVTVLFSLPVAYPVAEETFNYTPVAVGGVLLLTVGAWALRARFWFQGPITNTNDGPL
- the LOC4325823 gene encoding amino-acid permease BAT1 homolog isoform X2; its protein translation is MALSRSVEVAVPADPAGDGDRDKIRLRQLGYKQELKRGLSVLSNFAFSFSIISVMAGVTTTYSTGLRYGGPVSMTLGWLVVSAFNGCMALSMAEICSAYPTSGGLYYWSAKLAGNDWAPFASWITGWFNITGQWAATTSVDFALAQLVQVIVLLSTGGANGGGYMASNYVVLAIYGAMLVIHGAINSLPIQCLSWFGQLGAFWNAAGVFVLVALIPAVATERASVEFIFTHFNTENGMGIRDKAYILLIGLLMSQYAMAGYDTSAHMTEETKNADWSGPIGIVTSVALSTVFGWIYIVSLTSAVTDIPYLLSPDNDAGGNAVAQAFYTTFHRRYGSGLGGILCLGVVAVAVFLCGLACITSNSSHCMQDGVCVLQGRSNAVLESLAPSEQARGAYKRRMALCGGGVHHGSDIAGKPGGIPSNGVHRDDRALHLLRAADLLPGDDGEGILRSGAVSPWQVRDRRRLGRRALGGRRHRALLAAGGVPGGGGDVQLHAGGRRRRAAAHRRRVGSPCPLLVPRAHY